One segment of Bacteroides caecimuris DNA contains the following:
- a CDS encoding OmpA family protein, producing MKKITLFALLTLLFCTSCVTKKKFMLAEMAATASKDSLQALLNNSREVGNQLSAQVKDLLRDTTKMGNSIRQYQSMLNVNMTEQEKLNALLNQKKNELNERERTINELQQMINAQNEKVQKLLSSVKDALLGFSSDELTVREKDGKVYVAMSDKLLFQSGSARLDKRGEEALGKLAEVLNKQTDIDVFIEGHTDNKPINTVQFKDNWDLSVIRATSVVRILIKNYNVNPLQIQPSGRGEYMPVDDNETVEGRSKNRRTEIIMAPKLDKLFQMLQSSEEAK from the coding sequence ATGAAGAAAATTACTTTATTTGCTCTACTTACGCTTCTATTCTGTACTTCGTGTGTAACAAAAAAGAAGTTCATGCTTGCAGAGATGGCAGCCACCGCAAGCAAAGACAGTCTGCAAGCGTTGTTGAATAACTCTCGCGAAGTTGGTAACCAGCTATCGGCACAAGTCAAAGACCTCTTGCGTGATACAACCAAGATGGGGAACAGTATCCGCCAGTATCAGAGTATGTTGAATGTCAACATGACTGAACAGGAAAAACTGAATGCACTGTTGAACCAGAAAAAGAATGAACTGAACGAAAGAGAACGCACCATCAACGAACTGCAACAGATGATTAATGCTCAAAACGAGAAAGTACAGAAACTGTTGAGCAGCGTAAAAGATGCGCTATTAGGATTCAGCAGTGATGAACTGACCGTTCGCGAGAAAGACGGAAAAGTATATGTGGCAATGTCGGACAAGTTGCTGTTCCAGTCGGGAAGTGCCCGTTTGGACAAACGTGGTGAAGAAGCGCTTGGCAAACTGGCCGAAGTATTGAACAAACAGACGGACATCGACGTATTCATCGAAGGACATACGGATAACAAGCCTATCAATACGGTACAGTTTAAGGATAACTGGGATTTGAGTGTGATCCGTGCCACTTCTGTAGTTCGTATTCTCATCAAGAATTACAATGTAAATCCTTTGCAGATTCAGCCTAGCGGCCGCGGTGAATATATGCCTGTTGATGACAACGAAACAGTAGAAGGCAGAAGTAAGAATCGCCGTACGGAGATTATTATGGCTCCGAAGTTGGATAAGTTGTTCCAGATGCTTCAAAGTTCGGAAGAAGCAAAATAA
- the nadA gene encoding quinolinate synthase NadA → MNELIKAINELKKEKNAIILGHYYQKGEIQDIADYVGDSLALAQWAAKTEADIIVMCGVHFMGETAKVLCPDKKVLVPDMAAGCSLADSCPADQFAQFVKEHPGYTVISYVNTTAAVKAVTDVVVTSTNARQIVESFPKDEKIIFGPDRNLGNYINSVTNRNMLLWNGACHVHEQFSVEKIVELKTQHPEALVLAHPECKSTVLKLADVVGSTAALLKYAVNHPENTYIVATESGILHEMQKKCPQTTFIPAPPNDSTCGCNECSFMRLNTLEKLYECLKNESPEITVDPEVAEKAVKPIQRMLEISAKLGL, encoded by the coding sequence ATGAATGAACTCATAAAGGCTATTAACGAGCTGAAGAAAGAAAAGAATGCAATCATTCTGGGACACTACTACCAGAAGGGAGAAATACAAGACATCGCCGATTATGTTGGCGACAGTTTGGCATTGGCTCAATGGGCAGCCAAGACGGAAGCGGACATTATTGTGATGTGTGGCGTTCACTTTATGGGGGAAACGGCAAAGGTGCTTTGTCCGGACAAGAAAGTGTTGGTGCCCGACATGGCGGCAGGTTGTTCGTTGGCAGACAGTTGTCCGGCAGATCAGTTTGCACAGTTTGTCAAAGAACACCCGGGATACACCGTTATTTCGTACGTCAACACGACAGCTGCCGTGAAAGCAGTGACGGATGTGGTGGTGACTTCCACCAATGCACGGCAGATTGTGGAAAGCTTCCCCAAAGATGAGAAAATAATCTTTGGTCCGGACCGGAATCTCGGAAATTATATCAACTCAGTTACGAACCGTAATATGTTGCTTTGGAACGGAGCTTGTCATGTGCATGAACAATTCTCTGTTGAAAAGATTGTGGAATTGAAGACGCAGCATCCGGAAGCGTTGGTCTTGGCACATCCCGAATGTAAGAGTACGGTTTTGAAGCTGGCGGATGTGGTAGGGTCTACGGCTGCATTGTTGAAGTATGCCGTGAACCATCCCGAAAACACCTATATCGTGGCCACCGAATCGGGTATCCTGCATGAGATGCAGAAGAAGTGTCCGCAGACGACGTTTATCCCTGCTCCTCCGAACGATAGTACGTGCGGATGCAATGAGTGTAGCTTCATGCGGCTGAATACGTTGGAGAAGCTGTATGAGTGTCTGAAGAATGAGTCACCGGAAATTACGGTAGATCCGGAGGTGGCGGAGAAGGCAGTGAAGCCGATTCAGCGGATGTTGGAGATTTCGGCTAAGTTGGGATTATAA
- a CDS encoding RNA methyltransferase: MRKLKITELNRISAEEFKQVEKLPLVVVLDDIRSLHNIGSVFRTSDAFRIECIYLCGITATPPHPEMHKTALGAEFTVDWKYVNNAVDAVDNLRKEGYIVYSVEQAEGSIMLDKLELDKTKKYAIVMGNEVKGVQQEVIDHSDGCIEIPQYGTKHSLNVSVTTGIVIWDLFKKLRS; encoded by the coding sequence ATGCGTAAACTGAAAATAACAGAGCTGAACCGTATCAGTGCCGAAGAGTTTAAACAGGTTGAAAAACTGCCTCTGGTGGTAGTGTTGGATGATATTCGTAGTTTGCACAATATAGGTTCTGTGTTCCGTACTTCGGATGCTTTCCGTATTGAATGTATCTATCTGTGTGGCATTACGGCCACTCCGCCACATCCTGAAATGCATAAGACTGCACTGGGTGCAGAGTTCACTGTCGACTGGAAGTATGTTAATAACGCTGTTGATGCTGTTGATAACCTCCGGAAAGAAGGATATATCGTGTATTCCGTAGAACAGGCGGAAGGAAGCATCATGTTGGACAAACTGGAACTGGATAAAACCAAGAAATACGCCATCGTAATGGGAAACGAAGTGAAAGGGGTACAACAGGAGGTTATTGACCATTCGGATGGCTGCATAGAGATTCCTCAATATGGTACCAAACACTCTCTGAATGTTTCCGTAACAACTGGTATTGTGATTTGGGATTTGTTCAAAAAGTTACGTTCATAG
- a CDS encoding DUF4294 domain-containing protein yields MNGYLVPMCIYNGDTIPCVQLRTVYIFRPLKFKNEKERQEYYRLVRNVKKVYPISREINQAIIETYEYLQTLPNEKARQKHIKRVEKGLKDQYTPRMKKLSLTQGKLLIKLIDRQSNSTSYELVKAFMGPFKAGFYQTFAALFGASLKKEYDPQGEDKLTERVVLMVENGQI; encoded by the coding sequence ATGAATGGATACTTGGTTCCGATGTGTATCTACAATGGAGATACGATTCCATGTGTCCAGTTAAGAACTGTGTATATCTTCCGCCCACTAAAGTTTAAGAACGAAAAGGAACGCCAGGAATATTACCGACTGGTACGGAATGTAAAAAAGGTATATCCTATCTCCAGGGAAATTAACCAGGCTATCATCGAAACTTACGAATATCTTCAGACTTTGCCCAATGAGAAAGCCCGCCAGAAACATATCAAACGGGTGGAAAAAGGTTTGAAAGATCAATATACTCCCCGAATGAAAAAACTCTCCCTTACACAAGGGAAACTGTTGATTAAATTAATAGACCGCCAAAGCAATTCTACCAGTTATGAACTGGTGAAAGCATTTATGGGTCCTTTCAAAGCGGGATTCTATCAGACATTCGCTGCGCTGTTCGGTGCCAGTCTGAAAAAAGAATATGACCCGCAGGGTGAGGATAAACTAACAGAACGCGTGGTGTTGATGGTGGAGAACGGGCAAATCTGA
- a CDS encoding helix-hairpin-helix domain-containing protein, whose product MKTTQLIWLISIINSLFIIPACSAQNPSESLLEDILEDLSVNNDINNPVNTLNWENELEELSNRLQEPVNLNTATREQLEQFPFLSDIQIEHLLAYIYIHGQMKTIYELQLVEEMDKQTIRYLLPFVCIKAINNEPAFRWKSLLKSAAKYGKNEVLTRTDIPFYKRKGYEHTYLGASVYNSVKYSFRYSDRLYAGVVAEKDAGEPFGALHNRYGYDYYSFYLLLKNCGRFKALAVGNYRLSFGQGLVISTDYLMGKTIYASSFNSRSSGIKKHSSTDEYNYFRGVAATIALSKDWDITGFYSHRSLDGVITDEAITSIHKTGLHRSQKEVDKKNLFTMQLTGGHVSYQHNRIHLGITGIYYLFNRPYEPELTGYSKYNLHGNNFYNLGIDYAYRWRRFSFQGETAIGKQGWASLNRLQYSPIQNTQIMLIHRFYSYDYWAMFAHSFGEGSTTQNEQGYYLGLETSPFAYWKFFASFDLFSFPWKRYRVSKSSRGTDGLFQATFTPRANLSMDLRYRYKQKERDLTGSKETLTLPIFHHQLRYRLNYSLGDVLSSRTTLDYNHFHSQDRAADKGYQVTQMISSRLPWTRLFADVQGSYFSTDSYDSRTYASEKGLLYTFYTPSFQGHGFRCSIRLRYELNKHWLFITKFGETVYLDRNEIGSGNDLIRGNKKADIQMQLRIKF is encoded by the coding sequence ATGAAAACGACTCAACTTATTTGGTTGATAAGTATTATAAACAGCCTGTTCATAATTCCTGCTTGTAGTGCTCAAAACCCTTCTGAAAGTCTTTTAGAAGATATTCTTGAAGATTTGTCTGTTAATAACGATATTAATAACCCTGTTAATACTCTTAATTGGGAAAATGAATTGGAAGAACTTTCCAATCGTCTGCAAGAACCCGTTAATTTGAATACTGCTACCCGTGAACAACTGGAACAATTTCCTTTTTTGAGCGATATTCAGATTGAACATCTGCTGGCTTATATCTATATACACGGACAGATGAAAACCATCTATGAACTTCAACTGGTAGAAGAGATGGATAAGCAAACAATCCGGTATTTACTGCCTTTCGTCTGTATAAAAGCTATTAACAACGAACCTGCTTTTCGGTGGAAAAGCCTGTTGAAAAGCGCCGCAAAGTATGGAAAGAATGAAGTGCTAACTCGCACGGATATACCTTTTTATAAGCGAAAAGGTTATGAACATACCTATTTAGGAGCTTCTGTTTATAACTCTGTGAAATACAGTTTCCGATACAGTGACCGACTCTATGCAGGAGTTGTAGCCGAAAAAGACGCTGGAGAACCTTTTGGAGCTTTACACAATCGCTATGGCTACGATTATTATTCCTTTTATTTGTTATTGAAAAACTGCGGACGATTCAAAGCATTGGCTGTCGGCAACTATCGGCTTAGTTTCGGACAAGGATTGGTGATTAGTACGGATTATTTGATGGGAAAGACAATTTATGCTTCTTCTTTCAACAGTCGCAGCAGTGGGATAAAGAAACACTCTTCTACGGATGAATACAATTATTTCCGGGGAGTGGCGGCTACTATTGCCTTATCTAAAGATTGGGATATTACTGGTTTTTATTCACACCGTTCATTAGATGGAGTAATCACTGACGAAGCAATCACCTCTATCCATAAAACCGGACTGCACCGAAGCCAAAAAGAAGTAGATAAAAAGAACCTGTTCACCATGCAACTGACAGGTGGACACGTGAGTTATCAACACAACCGTATCCACCTGGGTATCACCGGTATTTACTACCTTTTCAACCGACCATACGAACCGGAATTAACAGGCTATTCCAAATACAATCTTCATGGAAACAACTTCTATAATCTGGGGATAGATTATGCTTACCGCTGGCGTCGTTTTTCTTTTCAGGGAGAAACAGCCATCGGAAAACAAGGCTGGGCATCTTTGAACCGTCTGCAATATTCACCGATTCAAAACACTCAAATCATGTTGATACACCGGTTTTATTCTTATGATTATTGGGCCATGTTCGCCCATTCCTTTGGGGAAGGAAGCACGACCCAAAATGAACAAGGCTATTATTTAGGATTGGAGACCTCTCCTTTTGCTTATTGGAAATTCTTCGCTTCATTCGATTTATTTTCTTTTCCCTGGAAAAGATACCGGGTCAGTAAATCTTCCCGTGGAACAGACGGACTGTTCCAAGCTACTTTTACCCCGCGCGCTAATCTCTCAATGGATTTGAGATATCGTTATAAACAAAAAGAGCGTGACCTGACAGGAAGTAAAGAAACACTAACACTTCCTATTTTTCACCACCAACTTCGCTACCGTTTGAACTATTCTTTAGGAGATGTGTTAAGCAGTCGTACAACCTTAGATTATAATCATTTTCATTCTCAGGACAGAGCTGCTGATAAAGGATATCAGGTTACACAAATGATATCCTCCCGACTGCCCTGGACCAGGCTGTTTGCTGACGTTCAGGGCAGTTACTTTTCTACAGACAGTTATGATTCGCGTACGTATGCATCCGAAAAAGGATTGCTCTATACATTTTATACTCCTTCATTCCAGGGTCACGGGTTCCGGTGTAGCATCCGTTTGAGGTATGAACTGAACAAACACTGGTTGTTCATAACCAAGTTCGGGGAAACCGTTTATTTAGACCGTAATGAAATAGGTTCTGGCAATGATTTAATCCGGGGAAATAAAAAAGCAGATATACAAATGCAACTGCGTATTAAGTTTTAA
- a CDS encoding sigma-70 family RNA polymerase sigma factor, whose product MDDRAAFDKMFNEWYAQFVYFAYYFINDAEVCRDIVSDAFEYLWRNYEKIEESTAKTYLYTIVRTRCIDYLRKQNIHEEYIEFTSQVTDKMIESDSQCSDSRVLRIREAMKKLTPYNYRILEACYIHNKKYKEVAEELNVSVAAIHKNIVKALRILREELGQKGNRNRL is encoded by the coding sequence ATGGATGACAGGGCGGCTTTTGACAAAATGTTTAATGAATGGTATGCACAATTTGTATATTTTGCATACTATTTTATTAATGACGCTGAAGTATGCAGAGATATCGTAAGTGATGCTTTTGAATATTTATGGCGTAATTATGAAAAGATAGAAGAATCCACAGCAAAAACTTATCTTTATACAATCGTTCGTACACGTTGCATTGACTATCTGCGCAAGCAAAATATCCATGAAGAATATATAGAGTTTACTTCGCAAGTAACTGATAAAATGATAGAAAGCGATTCACAATGTTCTGATTCTCGTGTTTTGCGTATACGTGAAGCTATGAAGAAGTTGACTCCTTATAATTACCGTATACTGGAAGCATGCTATATTCATAATAAGAAATATAAAGAAGTGGCCGAAGAGCTGAATGTAAGTGTCGCAGCCATTCATAAGAATATAGTGAAAGCTTTGCGTATTCTTCGTGAAGAATTGGGGCAAAAAGGTAACCGGAACAGACTTTAA
- a CDS encoding FecR family protein: MDEKNINISKSEEELLEIMENRSHITAEQLHHLKEDEECLQACADLAEVVIEMQKEQNMLAVDVRKELADFRNKHSKNNRRKYTRILWASVTGVAATVVIILVLRAMMISSQPEIIKVFQADHIAQEVTLQVNDEKEIKPLKEVVESLSSSFTAQLSSKEIDYSHALLQTEVKEVGKQKVQIHRLNIPRGETFKVVLSEGTEVFLNSDSRLAYPTVFKGKERVVSLEGEAYFKVAKDTEHPFIVKSGNLQVRVLGTEFNVRSYSPTDVRVTLITGKVAVSDTCGVHSVEMRPGQSAQLSSNGTLVVDEVDIESFLYWKEGFFYFDDVALVDMMKEIGRWYNIDIEFRSSKIMDLRMHFFANRHQDIFHLVELLNRMERVHAYFETGKLVIE; this comes from the coding sequence ATGGATGAAAAGAATATAAATATAAGTAAGTCGGAAGAAGAACTCCTGGAAATCATGGAGAATCGTTCTCATATAACTGCTGAACAATTGCATCATTTGAAAGAAGATGAAGAATGTTTGCAAGCATGTGCTGATTTGGCGGAGGTTGTGATAGAAATGCAGAAAGAACAAAATATGCTGGCAGTTGATGTCCGGAAAGAACTGGCAGATTTTCGTAATAAACATTCTAAAAACAATAGGAGAAAGTATACACGCATACTGTGGGCTAGTGTCACAGGTGTGGCGGCAACTGTTGTCATAATTTTGGTTTTACGTGCAATGATGATTTCATCACAACCGGAAATCATTAAAGTGTTTCAAGCCGACCACATTGCTCAAGAAGTCACTTTACAAGTGAATGATGAGAAGGAAATAAAGCCGTTAAAAGAAGTAGTAGAATCTCTTTCGTCTTCCTTTACTGCACAGTTGTCTTCTAAAGAAATAGATTATAGCCATGCTCTTCTTCAGACAGAAGTCAAGGAAGTGGGAAAGCAGAAAGTACAGATACATAGATTAAATATTCCTAGAGGCGAAACATTCAAAGTTGTTTTATCCGAGGGGACTGAAGTCTTCTTGAATTCAGACAGTCGTTTGGCGTATCCTACAGTTTTTAAAGGAAAAGAAAGAGTCGTTTCTTTGGAAGGTGAAGCTTATTTTAAAGTTGCTAAAGATACAGAACATCCTTTTATTGTGAAAAGTGGAAATCTGCAAGTTCGTGTATTGGGAACGGAATTTAATGTGCGTAGCTACTCTCCAACTGATGTCCGTGTTACGCTCATTACAGGAAAGGTAGCAGTTAGCGATACTTGTGGGGTTCATAGTGTTGAAATGAGACCGGGACAAAGTGCACAACTTTCTTCTAACGGAACATTGGTAGTGGATGAAGTGGATATTGAATCATTTTTGTATTGGAAGGAAGGATTTTTCTATTTTGATGATGTTGCCCTAGTTGACATGATGAAAGAAATAGGACGTTGGTATAATATAGATATTGAGTTCCGTAGTAGCAAAATCATGGATCTTCGTATGCATTTCTTTGCAAATCGTCATCAAGACATCTTTCACTTGGTTGAATTATTAAACCGAATGGAGAGAGTTCATGCCTATTTTGAAACAGGAAAACTAGTTATCGAATAA
- a CDS encoding SusC/RagA family TonB-linked outer membrane protein, whose protein sequence is MKKNQAQKFIVLFLFFLFAYSWRVEAQTGKEKQITMEFKNEGLPSIFKRFEKVSGYKVLFIYDEISSYTSTGKVEKATVDEALKVIIGKNPLKYHIDGQFINITKKDSKKFFSQVKGKVLSEEDGLPVIGATIIVEDPSSNIRTITDNNGNFQLSDVPKDSRVKISYVGLETQFLNPSSQMSVVMKADTKALDEVVVTGMFNRKKEGFTGSAVTIKGEDLKKYSTNNVAKAIAAVAPGLRIVDNINMGSNPNGLPDMRMRGGANMDMATQSAVEFNSTSNDVLAVQGEYETYANQPLLIMDGFEISIQTLADMDPDRVASIVVLKDAAATAIYGSRAANGVIVIESKTPKPGRIWVTYGGELRVEAPDMTGYNLMNAREKIDAELQSGLYTYGGETVEKWKLYQSKLREVLAGVNTYWLDKPLQTAFQQRHTVTLEGGDEALRYRMYVGYNSSPGVMKDSKRDVLTGSLDFQYRLKKVLLKNSITLDNSVANESPWGSFSEYTRLNPYLRPYGENGEIQKRLDNFEGVGGESSYLNPMYNTTFNSKDQSKNFTVRELFRVEYNPTNELRFEGAFNLSKSVGHRDIFRPAQHTLFDNVTDPTLRGDYRRSQSEAVNWGIDLTGSWNKQLEDHYLTANARMSVLENNSETYGNYVTGFPNDNMDNLLFGKKYNEKVTGDERTTRSIGWVAAGGYSYKYKYSFDFNIRLDGSSQFGRNNRWAPFWSTGLRWDLKKENFMKNVSFISDFILRGTYGTTGSQGFDPYQAHGYYTYSNLLLPYYSSDATGSEILAMHNENLKWQTTKSTNLALELGFLDQRLTARVEYYRKITDNMVTSVSLAPSLGFSSYPENLGKIENKGWEISLSAIPYKNTAKQAYWTITVNGSRNTDKLLEISEAMKHRNDMNASNLKDTPLPRYEEGESLSRIWVVRSLGIDPASGNEILLKRNGEMTSAVNWNANDVVPIGNTEPKWQGYINSSFTYKGWGADVSFRYQYGGQVYNQTLIDKVENANLKYNVDRRVSQLRWAKPGDKAQFRALNPSGWDTKATSRFIMDENIFQGSSLSVYYRMDRTNTKFISHWGLSSAKVTFNMEDFFYWSTVKRERGLYYPYSRQFTFALNVAF, encoded by the coding sequence ATGAAAAAGAATCAAGCACAAAAGTTCATTGTCTTATTCTTGTTTTTCCTTTTTGCCTATTCATGGCGTGTTGAAGCACAAACAGGTAAGGAAAAGCAAATAACAATGGAGTTTAAAAATGAAGGGTTGCCTTCTATTTTTAAACGTTTTGAAAAGGTGTCGGGGTATAAAGTACTTTTTATCTACGATGAAATCAGTTCTTATACTTCTACCGGAAAAGTAGAAAAAGCTACAGTCGATGAAGCATTGAAAGTGATTATTGGAAAAAATCCGTTGAAATACCACATTGACGGACAATTCATAAATATCACAAAAAAAGATTCTAAGAAGTTTTTCTCACAAGTAAAAGGAAAAGTTCTTTCCGAGGAAGACGGACTTCCGGTGATTGGTGCCACTATTATAGTGGAAGATCCTAGTAGTAATATCCGTACTATTACAGATAATAATGGTAATTTTCAGCTCTCTGACGTTCCGAAAGATAGCCGGGTCAAAATATCGTATGTAGGTTTGGAAACCCAGTTCTTGAATCCTTCATCTCAGATGTCGGTAGTGATGAAAGCCGATACGAAGGCGTTGGATGAAGTAGTGGTGACAGGTATGTTTAATAGAAAGAAAGAGGGATTCACCGGTTCTGCCGTTACTATTAAAGGAGAAGATCTGAAAAAGTATAGTACAAATAATGTAGCTAAAGCGATAGCCGCTGTTGCTCCCGGACTTCGTATTGTGGATAACATCAATATGGGATCTAATCCGAATGGTTTGCCTGATATGCGTATGCGTGGCGGTGCAAATATGGATATGGCTACGCAGTCGGCGGTAGAGTTTAATTCTACCAGTAATGATGTATTGGCAGTTCAGGGTGAATATGAGACTTATGCTAACCAACCCTTGCTTATCATGGACGGATTTGAAATCAGTATACAGACGCTTGCCGATATGGATCCCGACCGTGTTGCTTCTATCGTTGTGTTGAAAGACGCGGCAGCTACGGCTATCTATGGTTCGCGTGCGGCAAATGGAGTAATTGTTATCGAGAGCAAGACTCCCAAACCGGGGCGGATTTGGGTGACGTATGGTGGGGAACTTCGTGTTGAAGCTCCGGACATGACCGGATATAACCTGATGAATGCAAGAGAGAAGATAGACGCAGAGTTGCAAAGCGGACTTTATACATACGGTGGCGAGACTGTTGAAAAATGGAAGCTCTATCAATCTAAATTGCGTGAAGTATTGGCGGGAGTCAATACGTATTGGTTGGACAAACCTTTGCAGACAGCTTTCCAACAGCGGCATACGGTTACGTTGGAAGGTGGTGACGAAGCTTTGCGTTATCGGATGTATGTCGGATATAATAGTTCTCCGGGTGTGATGAAAGACAGTAAGCGTGATGTATTGACCGGTTCACTTGATTTTCAGTATCGTCTGAAAAAGGTATTGTTAAAGAATAGCATTACGTTGGATAATTCGGTAGCTAATGAGTCTCCGTGGGGAAGTTTTAGCGAATATACCCGTTTGAATCCCTATCTGCGTCCGTATGGAGAGAACGGGGAAATACAAAAACGACTTGATAATTTTGAAGGAGTAGGTGGTGAGTCGAGCTATCTGAATCCGATGTACAATACAACATTCAACAGCAAAGATCAAAGCAAAAACTTTACCGTACGTGAACTTTTCAGGGTGGAATATAATCCTACTAATGAATTGCGGTTTGAAGGAGCTTTCAACTTGTCCAAGAGTGTGGGACATCGTGATATTTTCCGTCCTGCACAGCATACGCTTTTTGATAATGTGACTGATCCTACCTTAAGAGGTGATTATCGCAGAAGTCAGAGCGAAGCTGTCAATTGGGGCATAGATTTAACAGGAAGCTGGAATAAGCAACTGGAAGATCACTACCTGACTGCTAATGCACGTATGAGTGTATTGGAGAATAATTCGGAGACTTATGGAAACTATGTGACCGGTTTCCCGAATGATAATATGGATAACTTGCTGTTTGGTAAGAAATATAATGAGAAGGTGACGGGAGATGAGAGGACCACACGCTCCATTGGTTGGGTGGCTGCCGGAGGCTATTCTTATAAATATAAGTATTCGTTCGATTTTAATATACGTTTGGACGGCTCTTCACAGTTTGGAAGAAATAACCGTTGGGCTCCTTTCTGGTCAACCGGATTACGTTGGGATTTGAAAAAAGAGAACTTCATGAAAAATGTATCTTTTATTTCTGATTTCATATTGAGGGGTACATACGGTACGACTGGTTCGCAAGGTTTTGACCCTTATCAGGCACACGGTTATTATACATATTCTAATCTACTGCTTCCTTATTACTCATCGGATGCAACAGGGTCGGAAATCCTCGCCATGCATAATGAAAATTTGAAATGGCAGACTACCAAAAGCACTAATCTTGCCTTGGAACTCGGTTTCTTAGACCAACGTCTTACCGCCCGTGTGGAGTATTACCGGAAAATAACAGATAATATGGTTACTTCGGTAAGTCTTGCCCCTTCTCTTGGTTTCAGCAGTTATCCTGAAAACCTGGGAAAGATAGAGAATAAAGGTTGGGAAATTTCTCTGTCGGCTATTCCTTATAAGAATACTGCCAAACAGGCTTACTGGACAATTACAGTGAACGGTTCTCGCAATACTGACAAACTGTTGGAGATATCAGAAGCAATGAAACATAGGAATGACATGAATGCATCCAATCTGAAAGATACACCGTTGCCACGTTATGAAGAAGGAGAATCTCTTTCCCGCATTTGGGTAGTACGTTCATTAGGTATCGATCCCGCTTCCGGAAATGAAATATTATTAAAGCGTAACGGAGAAATGACCAGCGCCGTTAACTGGAATGCGAATGATGTAGTTCCTATTGGTAATACAGAACCTAAATGGCAAGGATATATTAATTCTTCCTTTACATATAAAGGTTGGGGAGCAGATGTCAGTTTCAGATACCAGTATGGCGGTCAGGTATATAACCAGACTTTGATTGATAAGGTGGAAAATGCCAATCTGAAATATAATGTAGACCGACGTGTGAGCCAGTTGCGTTGGGCTAAACCAGGTGACAAAGCACAATTCCGTGCTCTTAATCCTAGCGGTTGGGATACGAAGGCCACCTCCCGGTTTATCATGGATGAAAATATATTCCAAGGAAGTTCGTTGTCTGTCTACTATCGTATGGATCGTACCAATACAAAATTTATCAGCCATTGGGGATTGAGTTCTGCCAAAGTGACGTTTAATATGGAAGACTTTTTCTATTGGTCTACAGTAAAACGCGAAAGAGGTTTATACTATCCATATTCCCGTCAGTTTACATTTGCTTTGAATGTTGCTTTCTAA